In one Candidatus Nitronereus thalassa genomic region, the following are encoded:
- a CDS encoding tRNA (adenine-N1)-methyltransferase, with amino-acid sequence MKIFESGQRVHLVDKKGRQYALTLKAGETFQFSGDTISHDELIGKSDGSIVTLSRGKKMLALSPTVAEYTLKMPRGAQVLYPKDLALITMWADIYPGARVFEAGVGSGALTIALLQAVGERGSVTSYERRDDFARTAMRNIERFLGPVPNFQLLQRDAHEGIDCQTGDGETLYDRVVLDLPEPWHVVPHAAKALRLGGIYLSFVPTVPQITQTVDALNHTRAFGMIETFESFTRNWNIQGRSVRPDLRMIAHSGFITVARRVEQVMEVQSLSSEMTDPSIQENGDTAPDWDGG; translated from the coding sequence ATGAAGATATTCGAATCAGGCCAGCGAGTTCACCTTGTTGACAAAAAGGGACGTCAATATGCCTTAACTCTTAAGGCAGGAGAAACTTTTCAGTTTAGTGGTGACACGATTTCCCATGATGAGCTGATTGGGAAATCTGATGGCTCGATTGTTACTCTGTCTCGGGGAAAAAAGATGCTGGCTCTTTCCCCGACAGTCGCCGAATATACTCTCAAAATGCCACGAGGCGCTCAGGTCCTGTATCCGAAAGACCTGGCGTTAATCACAATGTGGGCAGATATTTATCCCGGCGCAAGAGTATTCGAGGCCGGCGTTGGGTCGGGAGCCCTCACCATTGCTTTGTTGCAGGCCGTTGGTGAACGCGGGTCTGTCACCAGCTATGAACGACGCGATGATTTTGCAAGAACCGCCATGCGAAATATTGAGCGGTTTCTTGGTCCGGTGCCCAATTTTCAACTTCTCCAACGTGATGCGCATGAAGGGATTGATTGTCAGACAGGGGATGGCGAAACCTTGTATGACCGTGTAGTGCTTGATCTTCCAGAACCCTGGCATGTGGTGCCTCATGCAGCGAAGGCCCTTCGGTTAGGTGGGATTTATTTGAGTTTTGTTCCGACGGTGCCGCAAATCACGCAAACGGTTGATGCCCTCAATCACACACGAGCCTTTGGTATGATCGAAACCTTTGAGTCATTTACGCGCAATTGGAATATTCAAGGTCGTAGTGTGCGGCCAGATCTTCGCATGATTGCGCATTCAGGATTTATTACGGTTGCTCGACGCGTGGAACAGGTCATGGAGGTCCAGTCCCTGTCGAGCGAGATGACGGACCCTTCAATTCAGGAGAATGGCGATACTGCACCTGACTGGGATGGCGGGTAA
- a CDS encoding TrkA family potassium uptake protein, with protein sequence MKRLFAVIGLGRFGFHVAESLLQKGCEVLAIDTEESKIQAISDIATFAVQCDATDERALKAVSTQNVDVAIVSIGENIEASILIVQALAEMGVKSIIAKAVTNTHGKILSNLGVSEVIYPERDAANRLAHRLISPKVLEYLELAPGYSIEEIAVPDRFAGLSIQESKIRELHNLNVIGIKKQVKRMVKGRLMKEESFNFTPASTDLIEKGDVLVMIGKENDLDRFSDAE encoded by the coding sequence ATGAAGCGTTTGTTTGCAGTTATTGGTTTGGGTCGGTTTGGTTTTCATGTCGCAGAATCCCTTCTTCAGAAAGGGTGCGAGGTTTTGGCCATTGATACGGAGGAATCTAAAATCCAGGCCATCAGCGATATCGCCACATTTGCAGTTCAATGTGACGCCACAGATGAACGTGCACTGAAGGCGGTGAGCACCCAGAATGTCGACGTGGCAATTGTTAGTATTGGGGAAAATATTGAAGCCAGTATTCTCATCGTTCAAGCCTTGGCTGAAATGGGCGTGAAATCCATCATTGCCAAGGCCGTCACCAACACCCATGGGAAAATCCTCAGTAACCTCGGGGTTTCGGAAGTGATCTACCCCGAACGCGATGCGGCAAATCGACTAGCCCACCGCTTGATTTCGCCTAAGGTATTGGAATACCTCGAGCTGGCTCCGGGTTATAGCATTGAGGAAATTGCGGTTCCCGACCGTTTCGCGGGCTTAAGCATCCAAGAATCAAAAATCCGTGAACTGCACAATCTCAATGTGATTGGCATTAAGAAACAAGTGAAGCGGATGGTAAAAGGCCGGCTTATGAAGGAAGAATCTTTTAATTTCACCCCAGCGTCCACTGATCTCATCGAAAAAGGGGATGTGCTGGTAATGATTGGAAAAGAAAACGATTTGGATCGTTTCAGCGACGCTGAATAA
- a CDS encoding response regulator transcription factor, with amino-acid sequence MKTILIADDEEDLRALLLMTLEDPAYRLVEASDGESALQLIQTEHPDVVILDWMMPKKNGIEVARAMQAHPQLSYIPIIMLTAKDQTDDQDQGQEAGVCAYLVKPFSPLQLLDLVQQLMGESSARFAG; translated from the coding sequence ATGAAAACCATTCTTATCGCTGATGATGAAGAAGATCTCCGTGCCCTTCTTCTCATGACCTTAGAAGATCCCGCTTATCGGTTGGTGGAAGCCTCGGATGGCGAATCTGCCCTTCAGCTTATTCAGACAGAACATCCTGATGTCGTAATCCTGGATTGGATGATGCCCAAGAAGAATGGCATCGAAGTCGCCAGGGCCATGCAAGCTCACCCCCAACTCTCATACATTCCAATTATTATGCTGACCGCCAAAGATCAAACTGATGACCAGGATCAAGGACAGGAAGCTGGAGTATGCGCGTATTTGGTAAAGCCCTTCAGTCCGTTGCAATTATTGGATTTGGTGCAACAGCT
- the lpxC gene encoding UDP-3-O-acyl-N-acetylglucosamine deacetylase, with protein sequence MQRTLRQPTALEGIGLHSGKPSKVTLSPAPVDSGIVFRRKTNGHLESCQASIRNLRPMELCTTIGSNGFQIQTTEHVLSALWGMQIDNAYIDINSEEVPAMDGSASPFVEMIHTAGIVSQERPRSFLKIIKPLHIGDHRRGVSVLPSVTPKITYSIDYNHALIQQQTYEYEWSPASFQDRIAEARTFAFSHEVEALWARGLGQGGSLDNTIVFSESGILNDQGLRFPDECVRHKVLDLIGDLALLGLPIIGHIIADRSGHFLHNQLIQMILDNSDAWILVGSHHPGWDNSSDGYSNENDMAHSVSLSANSAA encoded by the coding sequence GTGCAGAGAACATTGAGGCAGCCAACAGCACTAGAAGGAATCGGACTGCATTCTGGAAAACCGTCCAAGGTAACTCTGTCACCAGCCCCGGTAGACTCAGGGATTGTATTTCGACGGAAAACGAATGGGCACCTTGAGTCATGTCAAGCCTCAATCCGAAATCTTCGCCCTATGGAATTGTGCACCACTATTGGATCTAACGGATTTCAAATTCAAACGACCGAGCACGTCTTGTCAGCTCTTTGGGGCATGCAAATTGACAATGCCTATATTGATATTAATTCGGAAGAAGTACCGGCCATGGATGGCAGTGCCTCCCCCTTTGTAGAAATGATTCACACCGCAGGGATCGTTTCTCAGGAACGTCCGAGGTCCTTCCTAAAAATCATTAAACCCCTTCATATTGGGGATCATCGTCGTGGAGTCTCAGTCCTCCCCTCAGTCACTCCTAAAATTACCTATTCGATTGATTACAACCACGCACTTATCCAACAACAAACCTATGAATACGAATGGTCGCCGGCAAGCTTTCAAGATAGAATTGCCGAGGCCAGAACATTTGCCTTTTCCCATGAAGTCGAAGCGTTATGGGCCCGAGGACTTGGTCAAGGTGGATCGTTGGATAATACCATCGTATTTTCAGAATCTGGCATTCTCAATGACCAGGGTCTGAGGTTTCCTGATGAATGTGTTCGGCACAAGGTTCTCGATCTCATTGGGGACTTGGCCTTATTAGGACTTCCAATCATAGGACATATTATCGCTGATCGATCTGGACACTTTTTGCACAATCAACTCATCCAAATGATTCTTGATAATTCCGATGCTTGGATTTTGGTTGGTTCCCATCATCCAGGATGGGATAACAGTTCCGATGGGTACTCGAATGAAAATGACATGGCCCATTCGGTTTCACTTTCCGCTAATTCCGCTGCCTAG